A DNA window from Bos indicus isolate NIAB-ARS_2022 breed Sahiwal x Tharparkar chromosome 9, NIAB-ARS_B.indTharparkar_mat_pri_1.0, whole genome shotgun sequence contains the following coding sequences:
- the AIG1 gene encoding androgen-induced gene 1 protein isoform X4: protein MALVPCQVLRVAILLSYCSILCNYKAIEMPSHQTYGGSWKFLTFIDL, encoded by the exons TTGTCCCCTGCCAGGTGCTGCGGGTGGCCATCCTGCTGTCCTACTGCTCTATCCTGTGCAACTACAAGGCCATCGAAATGCCCTCGCATCAGACCTACGGAGGGAGCTGGAAATTCCTGACGTTCATTGATCTG tGA